In the Alistipes provencensis genome, GTGAAGGGCGAGGCGTCGAAGGGGTCGTCGTCTCCGACGGTTTCAACGTCGTGAAGACCGACGCCGAAGGCCGCTACTGGCTCAAGACCAAGCTCTCGCGGTCGGAGTTCGTGATGATCTCCACGCCGCGCGGCTACGACCCGGAGGTCTACTCCGGCTTCCTGCCCAAATTCTTCCACGCCCTCGACAAGACGGCGGGCAAAAAGGAGGTGCAGCAGTTCGACTTCCACCTCACACGCGCCGCCAACGACGATTACACCCTGCTCGTGGTGGCCGACGAACACGTCTCGGGCCGCGTGATCGACATCCCGCCCGGAAGCGGCAACGTCATCGCCCCGGTCGACTCGATCCAGTTCCGCGACGACTTCATGCCCCGGCTGGTGGAGTACGCCGACAGCCTGATGCGGCGCACACCGGTCTACGGGCTCAATCTGGGCGACATGACCCACTCGGAATACTGGTTCCGCAACAAAACGGGCATGGCCGAATACCTGCGTCTGGCCAAGGACACCCCCTTCCTGATGTACCACGTCATCGGCAACCACGACCACTGCCACAAATACGAAAACGACTACGAGGCCGAAGCCGAATACCGCAAGTATTTCGGACCGACCTACTACTCGTTCAACATCGGCAAGGTCCACTATGTCGTGCTCGACGACATGCTCTACCACGGACGCAACAAGTACGACAAGATCATCGCTCCGGAGCAGCTCGCATGGCTCTACAAGGACCTCCGGGCGCTCGATCCGGAGATCCGGCAGCTCGTCGTGGCCTGCCATGTGCCCCTCGTAGCCAACAACGGCGCATGGGACGACATCTGGTACAACCTCAAAAACAAGGACGAACTGTTCGTGCTGCTGCAGGACTACGACGTGACCATCATGACGGGCGACTGGCACACCGAGGGCACGACGCGCGTCAACGACCGGATGGTCGAATACGTCCATCCGGCCATCACCGGCAACTGGTGGTACCGTCAGGGCATCTGCTGCAACGGCTATCCCGCAGCCTTCACCGAGTATGTCTTCCGGGGCGACCGCCTCGAAAGCCGCTCGCTCGTCGACTGGGCCAACGGCAACAGCAAACAGCAGTTCCGGGTTTACAACAAGGGCGTCACCTCGAACACGGGCGTCGCCAGCGCCTCGGCGCTCGACCCCGCGGGCGGCGCACCCTCGGTGCTGGTCTTCTTCTGGGGCGTGGCCCCCAACTGGACCTTCGTCTGCCGCGAGAACGGCGAACAGACCTACGGACGCGGACAGCTCGTACAGCGTTACGACCCGCTGGCCCGTTCGCTGGTCGAGGAGGGCATCGTCCCCTACGAACGTTACACATGGCTCAAACAGAAACCCGTGCGTCTCTACCTCTACACCCCGAAGGACCCCGGCGCCGAAATCGAGATCGTCGGCACGGACCACATCCGCAACCGCGATTTCCGCGTGGTCACACGGATCGAACGCTAAACCAAGCATCCCTAAACACTACCTGATATGAGAAAATTCTACAAAATGATCGGTGCGCTGATCGTACTGGTATCGGTTACCCTCTCCACCCTCGCAGCCCAGCCGGCCGCCGAGGTCAGGGGAACCGTTACCGACGGCGACAGCGGCAGGCCGCTGGCCGGCGTGAGCGTCGCGCTCTCCGGCTCGGCAACGTCAACCACGACCGACGCGAAGGGCGCCTATGCCATCCGGGTCCCCTCCGCCGCGGCCGTACTCGAATTCTCCCGCGAAGGCTATCTCGCCCGGAAAGTCCCGACCGAGGGACGGACGCAGGTCGACGTCGCACTGAAACCCGCGCCCCGCGAAACGGGCGTCGTGAAGGGCATCGTGACCGACAGCGACAACGGCGCCCCGCTGGCCGGCGTGACCGTCGTCATCTCGGGTTCCGCCCGGGGAACCACGACCGACGCCAAAGGCGCCTACACCCTCTCCGTGCCGTCCGCCGAGTCGGTCCTCGACTTCTCCTATCTGGGCTATGTACCCCAGAAGATCCGGGTCGGCAACCGCTCGCAGGTCGACATTTCGCTGGTCGCCGACAACAAGGACATCGACGAGGTGGTCGTGATCGGTTACAGCGAGGTGAAGAAAACCGACCTCACGGGTTCGGTGACCAACGTCAAGATGGGCGACATCAAGGACATTCCGGTCGTCTCGGTCGATCAGGCTTTGCAGGGCCGCGTGGCCGGCGCCGACATCATGTCCACGTCGGGCGACCCGACCGCCTCGACCTCGATCCGCATCCGCGGAACGCGTTCGATCACCGCTTCGAACGAACCGCTGATCGTCGTCGACGGCATCATCGACGCCGTGCAGGACCTGAGCGACATCAATTCGGCGGACATCGAGTCGATCTCGGTGTTGAAAGACGCCTCGTCGACGGCCATCTACGGCGCACGCGGATCGAACGGCGTCATCATCGTCACCACGCGAAAGGGCAATCCCACGGTGAGCAAACCGTGGATCACGCTCAAGGCCGACATGGGCTTCTCGCAACTGCCCCGCAACCTCGACGTGATGAACGCCACGGAGTTCGCCCTCTACCGCAACGACGTGACCTATTTCAACTGGCAGATGGGCAACCGCCCGGTTCAGGACTACACCTACAACGACCCCTATTCGCTGGGCAAGGGCACCAACTGGATCGACGAGATCACCCGCACGGCTCCTTACCAGAACTACAACCTCTCGGTGTCGGGCCGTTCGAAGACGAGCAGCTATTTCGTATCGCTGGGTTACAGCGACATTCAGGGCATCGTCGACGACAGCGGGTTCCAGCGCACGACGGCCCGCGTCAACGTGTCGCACGACTTCGCCAAATGGTTCACGGCAGGCGTCAACTCGTCGCTCTCCTACCGCGACGAGGCCAACAACAAAGCCAACATCGGCGGCTCGTCGGTGTGGAACGCCGCGACCTATCTGGCTCCCGTGCTGGGTCCCGAGGACACCTACAACCCCTTCTACGGCTCGGGCCAGACGATTAACAACCCGCGCTACACGATCAACCTGAACGAGAACACGCTGGAGCGCTTCGCCTCGACCAACACGCTGTATGTGGACATCAAACCCATCGAGGGGCTGAAGATCAGCAGCAAGTTCACCTACTACCTCTACCAGCGCCACGACTACCGCTTCTACCCGAGCACGCTCCCCGTCAAGAACGAAGGCGAGGGCGGCGAGGGCTACCGCGCCGAATACGACACGCGCACGCTCTCGACCGAAAACACGGTGACCTATGCCTACACCGCCAAGACGGGACACTATTTCGACGTGATGGGCGGTTTCACGGGTTCGAAATCGCGGCTCAACGGCTTCGACCTCAACGCCAAGGGGCTGATCGTCGACGACAACAAGTGGAACAACATGAACGGCATCTACGACAAGGAGAACTACACGAGCACCTCCTACACCAACTACATCACGAAGATGTCGGTGCTGGCCCGCGTGAACTACAACTACAAGAAACGCTACTACCTGACGCTGACCGGCCGTTACGACGGTTCGTCGAACTTCGCCGCCAACCACAAGTGGGGCTTCTTCCCCTCGGCGGCCGTCAAGTGGAACATCTCGAACGAATATTTCATGCGCCGCGTGCGCTGGATCGAGGAGCTGTCGCTGCGCGTGAGCGCCGGCCGCACGGGTAACGACGCCATCAAGCCCTACCGTTCGATCGAAGCCTACACCTCGACCTCGGGCGGCTACCTGCTGGGCGGCTCGCAGTCGACGGCGTTCTACCCGGTGCGCGTGGCGAGCGACAACCTGACGTGGGAGACCACCGACCTCTACAACGCCGCCATCGACGCCTCGCTGTTCAAGAAGCGCCTGAACATCACCTTCGAGGCCTACATTTCGAAGACCCGCGACCTGCTGCTTTCGGTTCAGAAGGCCGCGCAGTCGGGCTACACGAGCCATTTCGAAAACATCGGCCGCACGTCGAACAAGGGCGTGGAGCTGACCGTCGAGACGCGCAACATCGTCAAGCCCAAATTCTCGTGGTCCACGTCGCTCACGCTCTCGCACAACAAACAGATGGTCGAGGACATCGGTTCAGAGGATTTCGTCAGCGCCATGAACAGCCCCGGCAACAGCCAGTACATGATGTACGGCTATGTCAAGGGCCGCCCGCTCAACGCCCTCTGGGGTTTCAAGTACGGCGGCGTGTGGCACAATCAGGAGGAGATCGAGCGCAACAAGGTGACCAACACCTACGTTTCGGCCACGACCTCGCTCAGCCCCGGCCTGCCGCGCTACATCGACACCAACAACGACGGTTCGCTGGACCAGAAAGACTTGGTCTATCTGGGCAACGCCGACCCCACGATCTACGGCGGCCTGCAAAACACGTTCAACATCGGGCAACTGAAAGTCGGCGTCTACTTCGCCTATTCGCTCGGCGGCAAGATCTACAACTACTCGGAGCTTTACATGGCCGGAACCTACTCCTCGAACCAGTACCGCTACATGGCCAATTCGTGGCATCCGGTGCGCAATCCCGATTCCGACCTGCCGCGTGCAGGCGCCGTTCAAGTGCACGTCCCGAGCGACCTGCAGGTGCACGACGCGTCGTACCTGCGTCTGAAAAACGTCTCGGTGGGCTACACGTTCGACCTGCGCAAGCGGGTGAAATGGCTGCGCGACATCACGCTGAGCGTCAGCGGCGAGAACCTCTACCTGTGGTCGAAATACAACGGCTTCGATCCCGACGTTTCGACGTCGAGCGAGAGTTCGACCCTGCGGCGCGTCGACATGGGCGCCTATCCGCGGGCGCGCACGGTGATCTTCAGCGTTCAAATCCGCTACTAACCAAAAACGACTACGATTATGAAATCGATGAAAATAGTTTTGCTGACGGTCGCGGCAGCACTCGCAAGTGCCTGCTCGCTTCAGGAATCGCCCGAATTCTTCGTCAACCGGAGCAATTTCTACCGCAACAAGTCGGAGTGCATAGCCGGCCTGAACAGTTGCTACATTCCGCTCAAGACGATCTACAACTTCAACTTCGGCGTGATGACCGAAGGCGTCACCGACCTGCTGTTTCACAATTCGCCGACGGTCTACGACTCGCGCCTCGAAATCTCGCCCGCGCTGCCCGGCTACGGGGCCACGGTGTGGACACAGGGCTACAAGGCCGTGATGTACTGCAACGCCGCCATCGAGGGCATCCGCAACGCCACGGTGAGCGAGGACGACCGCAGCAAGCTGCTGGCCGAGGGCGTGATCCTGCGGGCGATGTACTACTACCTGCTCACGTCGGTCTTCGGCGACGTGCCGTTCTACACGGTCGACGTCAACACCGAGGAGCTGCTCAACCAGACGGCCCGCCTGCCGCGCATGTCGGCCGTCGAAACGCGCAACTACCTGATCGAAGAGCTGATGAAGGTCGTCCCCGACTTGGATCAGGTGCGTTCGTCGGAGATCGCCGACAACCGCATGGGAGCTGCCGTCGGCTGGATGCTCGCCGCCAAGATGGCGATGTGGAACAAGCAGTGGGACACGGCGCTCGAAGCGCTCGCGGAACTGGAGAAGATCTACGGCTCGCTCGACCAGTACCCGCTTTCGGACGTTCCGTTCCGCATGAAGAACACCCCCGAGTCGATCCTCGAGATCCAGCACTCCTACACTTCCGGCGGGCTGATCTACACCTCGAACTACGCCTGTATCTGCATGCCCAACCAGACCACCGCCGAGTCGGGGTCCGATGTTTTCGACGGCGTGAAGATCGAGGAACTGGGCGACGACGCCAACGTGTGGCCCGGCCTGCGGCCCAATCTGGTTTTCAGCGCCGGCCTGCAGACCCGCACGGGCGGCGACCGCCGCGTGGAGATGAACCTCGCATGGGAGTACGGCGGGCAGGAGTTCAAGAGCGTCGGGACGCGTCCGTGGCTCGGCCCGAAGTTCTGGTGCCCCGGCATGCGCGACAGCTACGATTCGAACAACTACAAGGTGTTCCGTTACGCCGACGCCGTGCTGATGATGGCCGAGTGCTGGTGCATGAAGGAGAATCTGGAACAGACCAAACTGTATCTCAATCAGGTGAAGAACCGCGCGGGCATCGCCGAGTTCTCGGTCTTCAAGAGCTGGGAACGCACGCTCGAGGAGATTCAGAACGAGCGCGCCCGCGAACTGATCGGCGAGTTCCAGCGCAAGTTCGACCTCGTGCGGTGGGGCATCTGGTACACCAAGACCCTCGAATCGGCCGATTACGAGACCGTGCGCAACGCCATTCTGCCCTGCCACGAGTACTACCCGATTCCCGACACGCAGGTGGTCTATTCGGGCTATGCGCTCGACAACAAGGAGTATGAGAAATACGGACTTTAACCTAAAAAACGGAACATTATGAGATTCAGCTATAAAGGCATTGCATGGCTGGCGGCGCTCTGCGGAGCGCTGGGCGGCTGCAACGAGCCGTTCGAACCGACGATACGGCTGGCCGTGGACCAGAATCTGGTCGCATTGCCGGCGACGGAGGGCATGACCCGCGTGATGGTCTACTCGACCGGAAACTGGTCGCTCTCCGTGGATTCGGAGTCCGGGGACGCATGGGCGCGGATCGACCGGAAGTCGGGCCGCGAGAACGGCGATTTCCTCTTCGAATACGATACCAACGGCGGTCTGTCGCGCAAGGCGACGATCCGCATCCAGTCCGGGGACCGCACCTGCGAGGTGGTGATGTCCCAAGCCGCGGGAATCACCGACCCGACGCTGACCGTCACACCCGGAAGCGTCGCGCTGCTAGCCGACGGATGCCCCGTGGAGATGGTTCTCTCCAGCAACCTCGGCCCCGATCTGGAGCGCGTACAGCACGAGATTTCCTACGGTGAGGAGAGCGGCGAGGGATGGATCGGCGACGTAACGCTCGACGATCAATCGCTGCGTTTCACGGTGGCGGACAACGCGACCGGGGCGATGCGCTTCGCCACGATACCCCTTGGGGTCACCGACGGCAACGACACGCGTTACGAACCCCGCGCCACCGTCACGCAAAGCGCCGAAGCGCTGCGCCTGACGATGACGCCCGCCGAAGAGACCCACGCGGCGGCGGCCTACGGCGAGACGTTCGAACAGGCTTTCGAGTGCAACATCCCGGCGGTTTACGGCGAAATAACGCTCGTGTGCGACTACCTGACGGGGGCCGAAGGGTGGCTGACGAATTACCGGATCGACCGCGAAACGGGTCTGCTGAGCGTGAAGGTCCCGGCCAATCCCGCCGCGCCGCGTTCGGCGCGCTTCGCCCTGCATTACGACAACGGCAAGGGGGGGGGTATAACCACCGACTATGTGACCCTGACGCAGGAGAAGTGTGACATCGGCGGCGTGGAAGGCGACCAGATGGAGCACGAGAAGGACGACAACGAGTGGTAACCGATAAAACAGACGTGAAAATGAAAAAGATACAGAACCTATTGATCGCCTGCGGCCTGCTGCTCGCGGGGTGTTCCGAGACTCCCGAAGAGGCTGCCGGACTGCCCGGACCCGATCCGGTGAAATACGTTTCGCTGCGCCTCGACACCGGCGCCGGTACGCGCGCCGAACTGGACGGCGACCTGCGGGTGAAGTTCCAGCCGGGCGACATGATCGACATCAACGGCGTGGCCTACGAGGTCTTCCTGCTCGACGACGGAACGGCGGCCGTGCCCGAGGTCCCCGAGGCCGACCGTTACGAGGCGGTATTCCCCTCGGTTTGCAATTTCCTCCAGCAGACGAAGGAGTCGCCCAACTTCAAACTGCCGCTGGCGCAGTTCCATGCCGGTCCCGGCACGTTCGGCCGCAATGCGATGCCGATGTACGGCGAGGCGACGGGCATCGACGAAGAGAAGGGCTATGTGAACATCCGGCTGCACAACATGTGCGGCGTGCTGAAACTGACGCTGAAAGGTTCGGCGACGATCAATTCGATCCTCGTCGAGGACCGTTCGGGCGCCCCGATCTCGGGTTACGCCACGCTCGGGACGGACGACGGGGGTAGCAAAATCCTCGTGCCGGGCACGGCGAGTTCGGCCCGCTCCTACCATCTGGTGATGAACTGCGGCGGTGCGGGCGAAGGCGTCGCACTGAGCGAAAACGGCACCGATTTCTACATCGTGCTACCCGTCCGCGAGTATGCCTCGGGGCTGAAAATCCGCATCACCGACCGTTCGCACCGGGCGATGACCGTCGATTCGCCGACGCCGCGCACGATCAAACGGAACGTCGTAACCGAGACCCCGGCCATCACATACGCCCCCGACGCCGACCTGATCTTCGCCGAGTATTTCGACGCCTGCGTGTGGGGCGGCAACTATGTGGGCAACACGAAGGGCTATTCGCCCACGCAGACCGAATCGCAGCAGAGCAGCGGCAGCCTGGCCGGAACGACCGCGGACAAATCGGCGACGGGCGTCGAGGAGGCCCCCTTCTATGTGATGGAAAACGCGGCAGGCACGGCGGATTACACCAATGTCTGGAATGCGGCGCCAAGTGCATCAGGCGGTAATGTTACGGCCGAATATCTGCGCAACCGGAATCTCTATGACTGGACCTTTCTGTACCGGTGTTCGGAATTTCAAGGTTGCCTGCGCATCAGTTCACCTACGTTGGGCCGCGGCAAAATCCATTCTCCGACAATGAAAAACATTACCGACGGCGCCGCACATAAAGCGCAGATCACATTCCGTGTCAGTTGCGCAGCCGGCGCCGATCAAACCGACAACCTCGGCTGCTGGCTGGGCGACGGACCGACCGGCAAGAACAACGGGGAAATCTGCGAAGAGATTTACATCAACGGCGAATCGGTCTCCGTCACCAACAAGCAGTTCGCCTACATTCCGATTTCCAAGATCGGAAGCTCCGGCTGGTCCGAAGTGCGGTTGGTCGTCAGCGGATTTACCAAGATCAGTGCATTCAATTTCATGAAACAGCAGAATACGAATACGACGAAGACCCTCTTTTTCGTCGACGACATCGAGGTCCGCCTGCTGGATTGACAAACCCGTTTAAAACAAAGCTACCATGAAAACGATAAACAGTTGGAAACTGTTACTGCTGACGGCCCTCGCAGGTTGTGCAGCCGCCTGCACCGATGATCCGGACGAAGTGCCCGTCATCGAACTCGGTGCCGTGAAAGGCGAATACATCGTGCCGGCACAGAGCGGCACGGTCGAGGTCGAAGTTTACAGCAACCGCGGCTGCAACGTCTCGTTCCTCGAAGCGACTCCTTGGGCCGAGGCCCACACCGGACGGATTCCGGGCGACGGCGCCTTCAGCGTCACCTACGGAGCCAACGACTCCTTCGCCCGCGTGGCGCGCCTGCTGCTGCAGGACGACAGCGGCCGCCGCCGCGACACGGTCTACATCCGTCAGGAGGGGCTGATCGAGGAGCGGCTGGTGTTCCCGGCGCCGAACATCTCGGTGAAGGGCAGCGCCGCCGAAGGGTCCGTTTCGGTCCCGCTCGACACCAACATCGGCTCGGAACGCCTCACGACGAAGGTAGTCTATCCCGACGAGAACGCGTCCGGCTGGATTTCCGACGTGCGCATCGACGATGCGGCGGGCAAACTGCTCTTCGCCACGCAGGCCAATCCCGATCAGGAGAACATGCGCTCGGCGGAGATAACCCTCTCGTTCACCAACGGCTGGGACAAGGTCACCGCCACCAAACTCTATATCGTACAGGCCAACGCCCGCGACGATTTCGGAACGGAGAAGACGTTCGCCGAGATCCGCGCCCTGTGCGGTCCCGGACAGGTCGTGACCATCGAAAACGACTATTACATCTCGGCATGGGTGGTCAGCGACGCCGCGGGCGGCAACATGGGGGCCAACCCCATGACCACCGAATCGACGATCAACTACGAGATGTGCAAGAAGACCGCCTACGTCGAGAGCATCGACGGCAGCATGGGTTTCCTGATCGAGACCGAAACGGCCGACGACAACATCTTCATGCGTTACAGCCGCATCCAGCTCTCGCTCAAGGGCGTGCGGCTCGTACACGACACCGATCCCGGCCGTTTCGCCCTCAAAGGCGTGAAGTCGGCCATGATCATCAGCTCGGAGCTGGGCTCGGCGGCGGACATTCCGCACAAGGAGAAGCGCATCAGCCAGTTGACCGATGACGACATCTACACCTACGTCACGCTCACCGACTGCGAACTGCCGATCCGCAAAGGCCCGCTGACCCCGATCAACGAGGGTTACGCCAACGCCACGGGCGCCAACCGCACGGAAAAATGCGCGTCGCTCGTGCGCGACATCGAGGGCGAGCACATCTACCTCTACACCAACACGACGTGTCTCTACCGCCGCGACGGCAGCCGCCTGCCCTACGGTTCGGGCAAACTCTCGGGCATCGTCGTCCACGAGCTGTTCCCGCGCTTCGAGTGGGAGGACAACGCGAGCGGCGACGACGAATCGTACGGGTATATCGGCCGCTACCAGTTGCGCCACGTTTCGAAATCGGATTTCGACGGACTGGCCGACGATTTCGAGGAGAGTTTTTCGGCGCTGCTGACCGAATACCGCTTCCTGCAGTACGACAACAACAAGGTCTACCCCACCTACGGCACGAACGGCTACCTGACGCACAGCTACAAGGACGGCACCGGCGCCATCAAGATTCTCGCCAACGAGGATTTCAGCTACCTCGGCCCCGTGGGCAACAAATCCTCGTTCATCTTCGGGTCCAACATCGGCAACGTCAACGGCATGGGCATCATCCTCGAGGACGGGACCGACTGGTGGCGCGATTTCGCCGACGTGAACAACAACACCTCGGGCGATACGTCGGGCGGCGGCAAGGGCAAGGTGCCCCGCAAGAACAACGCCGAAGGCCCGGCATGGGTCGACTGGTACTGGTGGGACAAGGCCAACGACCGCGGCCACGCGTGGATCGTGAATTTCTCGACCGAAGGGATCTCGACCGACGTACTGTCGATGCAGGTGAGTGTCCTGAACGACCGTTACGACAGCGGCAAATACGGTTCGCCGCGCTATTTCGACGTGGCATGGTCCGAGACGGGCGACATGAACGCCGACGGCGACTGGACCTACATCGCCTCCTACACCGTGCCCGACATGGCGCGCTGGTCCCCCGCCACACGCTACTGGCAGTATGCGGGCTGGAAACCCGTCGATGTGAAGCTGCCGCTCGAAATGCTCGGCAAGAAGAACGTCTACATCCGGCTGCAGGCGGCCCGGAACCTCGGCGGAAGCCTCGACGAGTACGCCGCGCAGCCGATCGACTCGCCGTCGTGCATGAATTATTTCGCCATCCGTTACAACAAGAAATAACGCGCAGCCGGCCGGGACAGGAGCAACCTGTTCCGGCCGCTGACGCCAGAATCCCGAACTTATGCATAAAATACTGACCCTCGCCGCACTGCTCCTCTCCGTCGCGTGCGCCGAGGTCCCGCAACCCGAAATCAACGTCATTCCCCGGCCCTTGTCGGCGGAACAGGGCAACGGCACATTCCGTCTCGGCCGCAACTGCAAAATCGGTTACGACGACCCTTCGCTGCAATCCGTCGCCGGACTGTGCGCCGGCTACCTGACCGAAGAGGGCGTGCGAAAGCCCGTCGTTACGGACAAACCCGTACACAAAGGCATCGACCTGCAACTGGACGGCACGCTCGCCGGCGAAGAATATACCCTGAACGCAACGACGAAAGGCGTATCGATCTGCGGAGGCTCGCCCCGGGCGGTGCTTTACGGCGTGCAGACCCTGCGTCAGATCGTCGACGGCGACCGGGTTCCCGTCGTGGAGATCCGCGACAGGCCCTCTTTCGGCTATCGCGGCGCGATGTTCGACGTGGCGCGCTATTTCTACCCCGTGGAGGATGTCAAACGGTTCATCGACATCATGGCGCTCCACAAGCTCAACACCTTCCACTGGCACCTGACGAACGATCAGGGATGGCGCATCGAGATCAAACGCTATCCCGAACTGACGCGTATCGGGTCGCAGCGCCGGGAGACGCTGATCGGCCATTACAAAACCTCGAACGAGTATGACGGAAAACCCCACGGCGGCTATTACACGCAGGATGAGATCCGCGAAGTGGTGGCCTATGCCGCCGAACGCTGCATCGACGTCATTCCCGAGATCGAGCTTCCCGGACATTCGATGGCGGCCCTCGCGTCGTATCCGTGGCTGGGGTGCACGAAAGGGCCCTACGAGGTGCGCACGACGTGGTATTACAGCAGCGACGTGCTCTGCGCAGGCCGTGAAACGACCTTCGAATTCCTCGAAAACGTGCTTTCGGAGGTGCTCGAACTTTTCCCGTCGAAATACATCCACGTCGGCGGCGACGAATGCCCCAAGGTGCGGTGGAAAGCGTGTCCCGACTGCCAGCGCCGCATTCGCCGGGAGGGGCTGAAGGACGAGAACGCCCTCCAGAGCTACTTCGTGTGCCGCATCGAGAAGTGGCTCCACGCCCACGGCCGCGAAATGATCGGCTGGGACGAACTGCTCGAAGGCGGCGTAACGCCCTCGACGATCGTCATGTCATGGCGCGGCACGGAGGGCGGCATCAAGGCCGCGAAGCTCGGCAACCGGGTAATCATGTCCCCGCGGTTCTACTTCTACCTCGACTATTACCAGACCTCCGACCCGGAGAAGAACGGCGAGCCGCTCTCGATCGGCCGCAACGTCCCGATCCGCAAACTCTACGGCTACGATCCCTTCGACCAGCTCGACGAGTCGCAAAGCCGCAACATCCTCGGCGTACAGGCCAACCTGTGGACCGAGTACATCGCCACGATGGACCATGCCGAGTACATGCTGCTGCCGCGGCTGGCGGCCATGTCGGAGGTGGCGTGGGCGACGGAAAGGCGCGACTACGACGATTTCGTGCGCCGGCTCGGAACCCTGCGCGGTCTGTACGACCGCGAGGGGTACCGCTATGCCGATTTCGTCTTCCGGGGTATCGAATAACGCACCATAAAAATCCAAAGAAGTGAAAATACACCTGTTTGCGGTCCTCCTCGCCGT is a window encoding:
- a CDS encoding DUF5689 domain-containing protein, coding for MKTINSWKLLLLTALAGCAAACTDDPDEVPVIELGAVKGEYIVPAQSGTVEVEVYSNRGCNVSFLEATPWAEAHTGRIPGDGAFSVTYGANDSFARVARLLLQDDSGRRRDTVYIRQEGLIEERLVFPAPNISVKGSAAEGSVSVPLDTNIGSERLTTKVVYPDENASGWISDVRIDDAAGKLLFATQANPDQENMRSAEITLSFTNGWDKVTATKLYIVQANARDDFGTEKTFAEIRALCGPGQVVTIENDYYISAWVVSDAAGGNMGANPMTTESTINYEMCKKTAYVESIDGSMGFLIETETADDNIFMRYSRIQLSLKGVRLVHDTDPGRFALKGVKSAMIISSELGSAADIPHKEKRISQLTDDDIYTYVTLTDCELPIRKGPLTPINEGYANATGANRTEKCASLVRDIEGEHIYLYTNTTCLYRRDGSRLPYGSGKLSGIVVHELFPRFEWEDNASGDDESYGYIGRYQLRHVSKSDFDGLADDFEESFSALLTEYRFLQYDNNKVYPTYGTNGYLTHSYKDGTGAIKILANEDFSYLGPVGNKSSFIFGSNIGNVNGMGIILEDGTDWWRDFADVNNNTSGDTSGGGKGKVPRKNNAEGPAWVDWYWWDKANDRGHAWIVNFSTEGISTDVLSMQVSVLNDRYDSGKYGSPRYFDVAWSETGDMNADGDWTYIASYTVPDMARWSPATRYWQYAGWKPVDVKLPLEMLGKKNVYIRLQAARNLGGSLDEYAAQPIDSPSCMNYFAIRYNKK
- a CDS encoding beta-N-acetylhexosaminidase — translated: MHKILTLAALLLSVACAEVPQPEINVIPRPLSAEQGNGTFRLGRNCKIGYDDPSLQSVAGLCAGYLTEEGVRKPVVTDKPVHKGIDLQLDGTLAGEEYTLNATTKGVSICGGSPRAVLYGVQTLRQIVDGDRVPVVEIRDRPSFGYRGAMFDVARYFYPVEDVKRFIDIMALHKLNTFHWHLTNDQGWRIEIKRYPELTRIGSQRRETLIGHYKTSNEYDGKPHGGYYTQDEIREVVAYAAERCIDVIPEIELPGHSMAALASYPWLGCTKGPYEVRTTWYYSSDVLCAGRETTFEFLENVLSEVLELFPSKYIHVGGDECPKVRWKACPDCQRRIRREGLKDENALQSYFVCRIEKWLHAHGREMIGWDELLEGGVTPSTIVMSWRGTEGGIKAAKLGNRVIMSPRFYFYLDYYQTSDPEKNGEPLSIGRNVPIRKLYGYDPFDQLDESQSRNILGVQANLWTEYIATMDHAEYMLLPRLAAMSEVAWATERRDYDDFVRRLGTLRGLYDREGYRYADFVFRGIE